One stretch of Bacteroidales bacterium DNA includes these proteins:
- a CDS encoding fumarylacetoacetate hydrolase family protein: MKIICIGLNYRKHAIEMGWPIPEEPVVFLKPDSALLKNNKPFFLPGFSDNIHYEVEVVIKISKLGKGISAKFAPRYYDELTLGIDITARDIQSRQAKNGMPWELSKCFDGAAPIGTFVPAASVKDMSDLDFRLEINGKIVQQSNTSDMIFNINEIVEYVSRYFTLKTGDLIFTGTPSGVGQLKKNDNLVAYLGDRPLLDFMIK; encoded by the coding sequence ATGAAGATAATCTGTATCGGACTGAACTACAGAAAGCATGCAATTGAGATGGGATGGCCGATCCCTGAAGAACCCGTTGTCTTTTTAAAACCCGACTCGGCACTTCTTAAGAATAACAAACCTTTCTTCCTTCCGGGTTTCTCCGATAATATCCACTATGAAGTTGAGGTAGTTATAAAGATCAGCAAGCTTGGTAAGGGGATCTCTGCAAAATTTGCACCCCGTTATTATGATGAGTTGACTCTAGGCATTGATATCACAGCCCGCGATATTCAGAGCCGGCAGGCAAAAAACGGTATGCCATGGGAGCTCTCAAAGTGTTTCGATGGTGCAGCACCAATAGGTACTTTTGTTCCTGCTGCCTCTGTTAAAGATATGAGCGACCTCGATTTCAGACTTGAGATTAACGGAAAAATTGTCCAGCAGAGCAATACCTCCGATATGATATTCAATATCAATGAGATAGTGGAATACGTTTCAAGGTATTTTACTCTTAAAACAGGCGATCTTATATTTACCGGTACTCCCTCGGGTGTTGGTCAGCTGAAGAAGAATGACAATCTTGTAGCCTATCTTGGGGATAGGCCGCTTCTTGATTTTATGATCAAGTAG
- a CDS encoding carbohydrate binding family 9 domain-containing protein — translation MFKSSIFLSIVLILCVNYNLSGQTKGVNRDNYRINIAGTSKPVVIDGILDDEAWKTAQRVGNFHTVTPSDTGFAIAQTEVMISYDETNFYLGAICYDPTPGKRPIESLRRDFNFSKNDNFMLFIDTYNDLTNGFAFGVSAAGAQTEGLEHDAQLISYSWDIKWKSAVTSYDDRWVIEFSIPFRSIRYFEGSTEWGINFGRLDLKTNEKSAWAPIPRNLNHCSLPHTGTLVWDKPLGNAGVRFSLIPYVTAKATKNNQLNESTNWKGNGGFDAKMILSSSMNLDLTVNPDYSQVEEDRQQTNLDRFELFFPERRQFFLENSDLFSNLGTTGDQPFFSRRIGLNIPVIGGGRLSGRIGENWRVGVMDMQTGSKEDIPSTNFAVAVLQRQVFNRSSVVGFLVNKQVTGNYNDTVYTGYKYNRVAGLEYNLASKNNKWAGKSFYHQAFYPGATGDAATVANSLLYSGRSLKASFEQTWIGADYVSEVGYIRRTGYFEVAPGIKYLFFPASGKILSHGPGFDFDIILDPSAEMTDRQTQLTYTIGWQNRNQVTFNVSDYYVKLSNAFDPTNSGGIKLIAGSDYNWQSAGVNFSSDFRKMFNFSVNGGYGNYYNGTRSTLGATINYRSQPYGSISITANYNDISLPDPYKSVKLFLIGPRLDLTFTDKLFFTSFVQYNNQIDNLNLNLRFQWRFAPVSDLYIVYTENSFPGDYTIKNRGLVVKLSYWFN, via the coding sequence ATGTTTAAATCTTCAATTTTTCTGAGTATTGTTCTGATACTCTGTGTGAACTATAATCTGTCCGGTCAGACTAAAGGTGTAAACCGCGATAATTACCGGATCAACATTGCCGGTACCAGTAAACCGGTAGTTATTGATGGTATTCTCGATGACGAAGCATGGAAGACAGCTCAGCGGGTTGGAAATTTTCATACCGTAACTCCTTCTGACACAGGTTTCGCGATTGCTCAGACTGAAGTTATGATCTCCTATGATGAGACAAATTTTTACCTTGGTGCAATCTGCTATGATCCGACTCCCGGGAAAAGGCCAATTGAATCTTTGCGGAGAGATTTCAATTTTTCGAAGAACGATAACTTCATGTTATTTATTGACACCTATAATGATCTGACAAATGGATTTGCTTTTGGTGTTTCAGCTGCTGGTGCGCAGACTGAAGGCTTGGAACATGATGCCCAATTGATTTCATACAGCTGGGACATAAAATGGAAGTCGGCTGTAACCAGTTACGACGATCGCTGGGTGATAGAGTTTAGTATTCCTTTCAGAAGTATCCGTTATTTTGAGGGATCCACTGAATGGGGCATTAATTTCGGACGTCTGGATCTGAAAACAAATGAGAAATCGGCCTGGGCACCAATACCCCGCAACCTGAATCATTGCTCTCTTCCTCATACCGGAACACTTGTATGGGATAAACCATTAGGCAATGCGGGAGTTCGCTTTTCTCTGATCCCTTACGTAACAGCAAAGGCAACCAAAAATAATCAGTTGAATGAGAGTACAAACTGGAAGGGTAATGGAGGCTTTGATGCTAAAATGATATTATCCTCATCAATGAACCTCGATCTTACTGTAAATCCTGATTACTCTCAGGTAGAAGAGGACCGTCAACAAACAAATCTCGACCGTTTTGAACTGTTCTTCCCTGAAAGGCGACAGTTCTTTCTTGAAAACAGCGACCTGTTTTCGAATCTGGGCACAACCGGCGATCAGCCTTTCTTTTCCAGACGGATCGGGTTAAATATACCGGTAATTGGCGGAGGCAGACTAAGCGGAAGGATTGGAGAAAACTGGAGAGTAGGCGTAATGGATATGCAAACCGGATCAAAAGAAGATATTCCATCAACCAATTTTGCTGTTGCGGTTTTGCAGCGACAGGTTTTCAACAGATCGAGCGTAGTTGGATTCCTTGTAAACAAACAGGTTACAGGAAATTATAATGATACCGTTTATACAGGATATAAATATAACAGAGTAGCAGGATTGGAATACAACCTTGCAAGTAAGAATAACAAGTGGGCCGGAAAATCATTTTATCATCAGGCATTTTATCCGGGAGCAACAGGCGATGCTGCGACAGTAGCAAACAGTCTGTTATATTCAGGCCGCTCCCTGAAAGCCAGCTTCGAACAGACCTGGATCGGTGCGGATTATGTTTCGGAGGTCGGGTATATAAGAAGAACGGGATATTTCGAGGTAGCCCCGGGGATTAAGTATCTGTTCTTTCCAGCTTCGGGTAAAATACTAAGCCATGGTCCGGGATTTGATTTTGACATTATTCTTGATCCAAGCGCAGAAATGACTGACCGTCAAACGCAGCTTACATATACAATTGGATGGCAGAACAGAAACCAGGTTACCTTTAATGTAAGTGACTATTATGTAAAGCTCAGCAACGCATTTGACCCTACTAACAGCGGCGGAATAAAACTCATTGCAGGAAGTGATTATAACTGGCAATCGGCAGGAGTTAACTTTTCTTCTGACTTTCGCAAGATGTTTAATTTCAGCGTAAATGGCGGATATGGTAATTATTATAACGGAACCAGATCAACACTTGGGGCAACAATCAACTACAGATCTCAGCCTTATGGAAGCATTTCAATTACAGCAAATTACAATGACATTTCTTTACCTGATCCATATAAGAGTGTGAAACTGTTTTTAATTGGCCCACGCCTGGATCTGACTTTCACTGATAAATTATTCTTTACTTCGTTTGTTCAATATAATAACCAGATTGACAACCTGAATCTGAACCTTCGTTTTCAATGGCGCTTTGCACCGGTTTCTGACCTTTACATTGTCTACACAGAAAACTCATTCCCGGGCGACTATACAATCAAGAACAGAGGTTTGGTAGTTAAACTTTCGTATTGGTTTAATTAG
- the dnaN gene encoding DNA polymerase III subunit beta, which produces MKFVVSSSELLGHLQAISRVISSKNTLPILDNFLFNLSGNDLEITASDLESTLITRMKLENTDGDGTIALPARILLDTLKEFSVQPLTFDINMSTMAVVISSENGKFNVVGQNGIDFPALPAIKKDKKIVFSINADVLLSGITKTLFATADDELRPVMGGIFVEASTDKITFVASDAHKLVRYQRTDAHADDNASFILPKKPASLLKNILPRESGPVTVEFDDKNAFFNLSDYKVVCRLVEGNYPNYNSVIPKNNPRKITIDRVEFYNTLKRVSVFSNQASNLVKLQLKGNQIMVSAQDIDFSISAYERIKCQYEGEEIEIGFKSVFLLEILANIASQDVMIELADPTRAGLFLPVIADNESEDLLMLLMPMMINA; this is translated from the coding sequence ATGAAATTTGTTGTATCCAGCTCGGAACTTCTTGGTCATCTTCAGGCTATAAGCAGGGTAATCAGTTCAAAGAACACCCTTCCAATACTCGATAATTTTCTGTTTAATCTTTCAGGCAACGATCTTGAGATTACAGCTTCTGACCTTGAGTCAACTCTGATAACCAGGATGAAGCTTGAGAATACCGACGGTGACGGTACAATTGCCCTTCCTGCAAGAATCCTGCTCGATACTCTGAAAGAGTTTTCAGTTCAGCCACTTACATTTGATATTAACATGTCAACTATGGCTGTTGTTATCAGTTCTGAGAACGGAAAATTCAATGTTGTTGGTCAGAACGGTATCGACTTTCCGGCATTACCGGCAATCAAAAAAGATAAGAAGATTGTATTCAGTATCAATGCAGATGTCCTGCTTTCAGGTATCACCAAAACACTCTTCGCCACTGCAGATGATGAACTGCGTCCGGTTATGGGTGGTATTTTTGTTGAGGCATCAACTGACAAGATAACCTTCGTGGCATCCGACGCTCACAAACTTGTAAGGTATCAGCGAACAGATGCTCATGCTGATGATAACGCTTCATTTATTCTTCCGAAGAAACCTGCCTCCCTTCTGAAAAATATTCTGCCAAGGGAATCCGGTCCGGTAACTGTTGAGTTTGACGATAAAAATGCCTTCTTCAATCTGAGCGACTATAAAGTTGTTTGTCGTCTGGTTGAAGGGAACTATCCAAATTATAATTCAGTTATTCCAAAGAACAACCCGCGCAAGATCACTATCGACAGGGTTGAGTTTTATAATACGCTCAAAAGAGTATCTGTCTTCTCCAACCAGGCAAGCAATCTTGTGAAGCTTCAGCTGAAAGGAAACCAGATTATGGTATCGGCACAGGATATCGACTTCTCGATTTCAGCATATGAGAGGATCAAATGCCAGTATGAAGGGGAGGAGATTGAGATTGGTTTCAAGTCTGTCTTCCTGCTTGAGATCCTTGCAAATATCGCATCTCAGGATGTTATGATTGAACTGGCTGATCCGACAAGGGCTGGTCTGTTCCTTCCTGTTATTGCAGATAACGAATCGGAAGATCTGCTGATGCTTCTTATGCCAATGATGATAAACGCATAG
- a CDS encoding 3'-5' exonuclease, whose translation MAFIDLETTGINVTTDRIVELSVLKIHPNGKEEWMTTRVNPEMPIPPKTTAIHGITDADVANSPTFKEVGKNLAAFLEGCDLAGYNAIKFDIPVLAEEFLRTDIDFNFRKRRYVDVQVIFHKKEQRTLTAAYLFYCRKELEGAHGAKADTAATFEVLKSQLDRYPDLENDVEKLADFSSFNSNVDFAGRIILDENGVEVFNFGKHKGKAVEKVFAEEPAYYSWMMNGEFPLYTKKVLTEIKLRSFGKTQG comes from the coding sequence ATCGCTTTTATCGATCTTGAAACGACGGGTATTAACGTAACAACTGATCGCATCGTTGAGCTTTCGGTACTTAAGATCCATCCAAACGGTAAGGAAGAGTGGATGACCACCAGGGTTAATCCGGAAATGCCTATTCCTCCTAAAACAACTGCTATTCACGGTATTACAGATGCAGATGTGGCAAATTCACCTACTTTCAAAGAAGTTGGAAAAAACCTTGCAGCCTTTCTTGAGGGGTGTGACCTGGCCGGATATAATGCCATAAAATTTGATATCCCTGTTCTTGCTGAAGAGTTTCTGAGAACAGATATCGACTTTAATTTCAGAAAGCGCAGATATGTGGATGTTCAGGTTATATTTCACAAAAAAGAACAACGAACCCTTACCGCAGCTTATCTTTTCTACTGCAGGAAAGAACTAGAGGGGGCTCATGGGGCAAAAGCCGATACTGCTGCAACATTTGAAGTTCTGAAGTCACAGCTCGACAGGTATCCTGACCTTGAAAATGATGTTGAAAAGCTTGCAGATTTTAGCTCATTCAACAGCAATGTCGATTTTGCAGGAAGAATTATTCTTGATGAAAATGGTGTCGAGGTATTTAACTTCGGAAAACATAAAGGGAAAGCCGTTGAGAAGGTTTTTGCAGAAGAGCCTGCCTACTACTCCTGGATGATGAACGGTGAATTCCCTCTCTATACAAAAAAAGTTCTTACAGAAATAAAACTCAGATCGTTCGGCAAAACTCAGGGTTAA